A region of Streptomyces paludis DNA encodes the following proteins:
- a CDS encoding FmdB family zinc ribbon protein, which translates to MPTYQYKCTECGEGLEAVQKFTDDALTVCPNCEGRLKKVFSAVGVVFKGSGFYRNDSRGSSSSSAPATASSSAAKPSSSSEAKAGASAASSSSSSSGSGSSSSGGSSTGSGSGSGASAGSSSGSSAA; encoded by the coding sequence GTGCCGACCTACCAGTACAAGTGCACCGAGTGCGGCGAGGGCCTCGAAGCGGTGCAGAAGTTCACCGATGACGCCCTCACTGTGTGCCCGAATTGCGAGGGCCGCCTGAAGAAGGTGTTCTCCGCGGTCGGTGTCGTCTTCAAGGGCTCCGGCTTCTATCGCAACGACAGCCGCGGTTCGTCGTCGAGCAGTGCCCCCGCCACGGCAAGCTCCTCGGCCGCCAAGCCGTCCTCGTCGTCCGAGGCCAAGGCCGGCGCGTCCGCCGCGTCCTCGTCCTCCTCGTCCTCAGGCTCCGGTTCCTCCTCCTCGGGTGGTTCGAGCACCGGGTCGGGCTCGGGATCCGGCGCGAGCGCCGGATCGTCCAGCGGCTCTTCGGCCGCCTGA